A stretch of the Gracilinanus agilis isolate LMUSP501 chromosome 4, AgileGrace, whole genome shotgun sequence genome encodes the following:
- the S100A8 gene encoding protein S100-A8 isoform X1, whose amino-acid sequence MLTQMECAINCMVEVFHRYALTGGHHHSLSKDQFEKLLGKECPEFVKKLKKTVAEFMKELDINQDGFINFEEFLILSLKMMVAHHDDSHKE is encoded by the exons ATGTTGACACAAATGGAATGTGCTATCAATTGTATGGTGGAAGTCTTCCACAGGTATGCCTTGACAGGAGGTCATCACCACTCGCTGTCCAAGGATCAGTTTGAAAAACTATTAGGAAAAGAATGTCCAGAGTTTGTAAAG AAGTTAAAGAAAACTGTGGCAGAATTTatgaaagagttggacatcaACCAAGATGGTTTCATCAACTTTGAGGAATTCCTCATCCTGTCACTCAAAATGATGGTTGCACACCATGATGATTCACATAAAGAATAG
- the S100A8 gene encoding protein S100-A8 isoform X2, with product MLTQMECAINCMVEVFHRYALTGGHHHSLSKDQFEKLLGKECPEFVKKTVAEFMKELDINQDGFINFEEFLILSLKMMVAHHDDSHKE from the exons ATGTTGACACAAATGGAATGTGCTATCAATTGTATGGTGGAAGTCTTCCACAGGTATGCCTTGACAGGAGGTCATCACCACTCGCTGTCCAAGGATCAGTTTGAAAAACTATTAGGAAAAGAATGTCCAGAGTTTGTAAAG AAAACTGTGGCAGAATTTatgaaagagttggacatcaACCAAGATGGTTTCATCAACTTTGAGGAATTCCTCATCCTGTCACTCAAAATGATGGTTGCACACCATGATGATTCACATAAAGAATAG